One part of the Anaerotruncus rubiinfantis genome encodes these proteins:
- a CDS encoding helix-turn-helix domain-containing protein, translating into MNAKEAVARRIIELCNGRNMAVNALGNLAGVSPSTIYSILNGKSLNPGVVSIKKLCDGLEISLRQFFDSPLFENLEEET; encoded by the coding sequence ATGAATGCAAAGGAAGCGGTTGCGCGGCGTATTATCGAGCTGTGCAATGGACGCAACATGGCAGTCAACGCACTTGGAAACCTTGCGGGTGTTTCACCCTCAACGATCTACAGCATCCTGAACGGGAAAAGCCTGAATCCCGGGGTGGTGTCGATCAAAAAGCTCTGTGACGGGTTGGAAATCAGTTTGCGGCAGTTTTTTGATTCCCCGTTGTTTGAAAATTTGGAGGAAGAAACCTGA
- the spoVM gene encoding stage V sporulation protein SpoVM: MKIVVIKSPKFLSPILRFFFKIKKEPA; encoded by the coding sequence ATGAAAATTGTTGTCATCAAAAGCCCCAAGTTTTTGTCCCCTATCCTGCGGTTCTTTTTTAAAATTAAAAAGGAACCGGCCTGA